From the Gossypium hirsutum isolate 1008001.06 chromosome A02, Gossypium_hirsutum_v2.1, whole genome shotgun sequence genome, the window CCACCACCACCCACGGCGGCTGGCTATGTGGTGGTGATGGAGGGAACAGCAATgggcagcagcagcagcagctacTTGCAGGGATCAACAGAAGGAGAAACATGTTGTGTATGTTTATCAAGCATGGAAGAAGGGGAAGAAACAAGGGTGTTGCCATGTTTCCATGAATTTCATAGGGTTTGTGTGGATAAGTGGGTGAATACATGTCAGAAGAATTGTCCAATATGCAGGTTTTCAATGGGGGAAGAAGATAGGTTTATGTTTCATAGAAGGGAAGCTTTCACTGAAGAGATGATGATATGGTTTTCATCTTTTCATATAGCCGGATTCTAGCCGGAAATTGCCAGGAATTAAACCCGGCTCTTCTGAAAGCCAAATATGCACCAGACGAAAATGAAATTACTGTTAAAATTTGATGTTGAAatgtttttattgttttgtataaAATTTCGTTTCAATGCATATTTGCTCAacctcttttttttattctttcatctTTCCCAATAA encodes:
- the LOC107943500 gene encoding E3 ubiquitin-protein ligase At4g11680 gives rise to the protein MSLNKLVAFIYTIVGVRRSVSDEGKRTKEATPPPPTAAGYVVVMEGTAMGSSSSSYLQGSTEGETCCVCLSSMEEGEETRVLPCFHEFHRVCVDKWVNTCQKNCPICRFSMGEEDRFMFHRREAFTEEMMIWFSSFHIAGF